The DNA segment aacgattTAAGACATCACCGAAACCGGGTCGGcttattttaattaaaaaccaaacggtattcacttgaccactggctatttttcttgtttttcaaataataaaagacctggttttgcaaacacgacctttcagcacttcggagacgaagattttaaggttgtgcgggataactggtcgcaacccaaaagaatgaccaaagatggtcgtttacgcaaaatcagccttccggcgtccctttcgagaacattcggctgtttttgacaaaacagcgtgaCCCAAATTTTtatgactcttttcttgtttttttttcaaattagaataataaaaaatccggtattgcaaacacggcctttcagcgcctctaggacgaagatttttaaggctgtgtgggtcgactggaccaaatctaaaaaaaaatgacccaaaggtggctgtttatgcaaaatcagccttcctgcgttcctttcgggaacattcagctatgttttgacaaaacagcgtcacctgacttctttataatgaaactaaaatttgacattttttttggctattttagcaaaaggggaggttggacccgattagggctgcctacgtatctcacatccggtgagaatcaaaccagcgtagttcgggcaatgaTGAATGaagtaaatgaactaacctttttttttatttgttttttttaaaggaaagacttataaagaagaaagggagcatttttgaaagaaatgcttctaaaaaatatttttgaatttttttatcaattttgaaagaagaatgaaaatatttttcttggattttttttttgaagaaattagaagaaaatattttttttaatttaaaaaaaacaattaaaaaaaactttctaatgaaataaatagtggaaaatatttttggatttttcttttgaaaattgggggtctaaaaaaaacttttctagaaaggaaataaagaaaaatactttttggatttatatatatatttgcaacaaataataaaaccacgttcaacacacgactcttttttattttcatttttggcattttcataaacaaataaaaaaaatattttaaaaataagactctttttcattttcatttttcatggcaagataaactatttttttattttgaaaacaagacaaagtgaagatttttttttcgTTTCACCAAAATGACTAACCTATCTTccaaacttaaaaaataaaaagactctttttttttgagtgaaataaaataaaacatttttcttttcttcactttttcaagattttcggcagaatttcgacattatttgggtattgttttttttctcttcctaaaataGGCGATTAATTCTCTACACAGTTACCTCGCTCTtctttttttccataattttctaaTATTCCTGATTTTTcgaagtcggtcagcatgcaagtttgaagcaaataaatgcgtaaagcaaacaggatgttgcaggatggtcttttcatttcaggttgctagtcctagacggacccaacccctgtgttgagtcccataAGTCAaagcaacatgatgcaaataatcgttcctactagggatccaacatgaagtcatgttagtctatgttcaaaacctgagtcggtgttctagactgtgtacccgagcggacaactcaaatcgaggagggggcaactttccgggaaccaaagggccatccggcttagtaacttgtccggcctctttcttatttcaaggtatgacactaatagaatagggagtctcaaccagtaagcacatccccgaaggtaagaagagaatggtttcggcacagtttatatacagttcagataatatcaaagcggtaaaagcagcatttagcacattaggctcaaacatgcaaaaatcagataaagccaaatataacaatttatctaagctcgaatttctagcCCTGAACCAGTGATTCTGGGTTAAtattccccaacagagtcgccagagctgtcacacctcctttttccgcccccgcgaggggtgaaggagtttttccaattaaaggacaatcgaaacgggatttgtttatttattttagagtcgccacttgggagatttagggtgtcccaagtcaccaatttaatcccggatcgaggaaaagaatgactctgtattacagtccgcgaaccagaaatccggataaggaattctgttaacccggaagaaggtgttaggcattcccgagttccgtggttctagcacggtcgctcaattgtcatattcggcttgtttatctgattttttatacaattatgagcttatgtgcagattttaactctttaccgctttcattattattattattattattattttacggagaattgcaacattgtgaaaacgtatttcagaccacgtcgcaatcaatgcacccatggttatcgacacatttcgactccgttgagatttggatttgggttacataaatgcacacccatatttaagaaaatgatttgttaaagacgcgcctagaacgactagcgtattgttgttttgggaaaagCCGTAAAATTTCTCTAGACGGTCAACTCCGatgttctaagtaattaatgcatacatttgtgagggccccgcaatctatacattttactaggctcatctcatctcatttattttaaatggacaaatcctaaagcgactacattttttctattaaaattagtctctaaaataaagaaagaaaatcctaattaattacgagcctttttatttatttaagaaagcatggcatactaattgctagattaatacaaatattgatgaaaaggaattttacaaaaaaaaatcgaaattattaaaaataaaattcgacaactaatattcaaaagaatcaaatatagctagattaaaactcgcattgttataaaaaattattgagattaattattcataaccatttgaaactagatttaaccataattactaaaccttattagaaagtttattaaacttaaacgttcttctaatcttgtttgaactcaaatcatgccttaatgcctaattcatgaaatttagttcaaattcatgccttagctaaatttagctacttgtttacgattaacctactgttgataatcttaaaaccttcataactagcgaattaacccgttttgccgagccgattcattaaagactaacttatgttattttctcttattccaattattattcagtaatacatgaaataacctaaatacaatcaataaaaggaagaaagaaaaagcgaaattaaaacttcaaaattccattcttcatGTGTATTCATGCTGCCACAGTTTTaacttgcaatagctagtattacagtcgtgtacctggtattggaaacaagaGAAGATAAAGATGagaagcagcagtagtagtaACAATGCAGCACagcaacgacagtccagcaacacatgaatagaccagtaacagtaggaatagcagaaaacccaagAGACTACAACCAAGAAAGAAGTttcaagcttcgatgaaacaatagcaattaatgctgatttcatacAATGAAGGAAAGTAGAAGATCTTTTTTCAGTTCTTATTCTCTCCTTTTGTTTTTCAATTTCTATCTCTCAATTCTCTTCCAAAACTCTCCTCTCTTTTCAATCTCATCATCCCCCCTTATATACAAAGCAAGACCCCCTTTTACCTCTTTcccctttaacttttattattacccacacttttactttagtaaaagtagtcaacgtgggcccccgtgttccctctttttgaaaagtagtcaaagtagGCCCctatgttccctctttttgaaaagtagtcaaagtgggcccccttgttccctctttttgaaaagaagacatcattatccaccttttcctttttgcttttatcattacgtcttgccccccaccataattaaataatctgcaattggttaattcccgtattacccctaaaactactgttactgccctgattcaaaatctgttataacttcaaaaatctgtccaaataacaattatcgcacatttaaatagcaattaactataaaaatcacacaatttagacgttaaatgctaaaaatgcaacgtacattatttttatgattttgtaaaacaaacttaaataaatactaaatgcaaatgcgacatatttttgtaattttttattaatttaaccaataaacacgcacagacataaatacaaataattatcaaaaatgccacaaaaattctaaaattgcacacaaaggaaaattattttattttggattttttgggagtaattctttcattgggcaaaaatcacgtgcttacaatcagCGATCTTCGAGCCAAACTGGCGAAGGCTCGTCAAGACCAAACCGAGCTTATTGAAAAGGTAATATGGCCTTTGAGGATTTGCTATGCATTTATCCGATTAGGTGACTAACACTTCAACTTTGCAGGCCCAGCAGAAGGGCGAGCTGGTGGAACAGCTTTGAGAAGAGCTCAACATGAAAGAGGCCGAGACCCTAGGGTGGAAGCAACACACAGACAGTCTCGCCTCAGAGAAAGATACGCTTCGGGAACAACTAACTTCAATCGAACGCCAGCTTCAAAATGCAAAGGAGGAAAGCTTGGCCCGGAGCTGCAAAGTTGAGGAGCTCGAAGTTAAATTAGCCGTTGAGCTTGCGAAGGCTAAATCTGAGGCAAAGGCATTTGTGTCCTCATACCGAGCTGATGTTGAAGCTACTAACACTCGGGCACAAGAGATCTCCAGTGCGGCTGAAGTTAAGTTATCATGTGCCCTCGACCATGCCAGGCAACCGTTTCGGAGAGAAACTCTCGAGGAGGTGCACGCTCGTGGCTTCGACCTCTCTACTGATATTGAAAAAGCAAAAACTTTGGAGGAAGAGGCTGCCGCTTTACTCTCCGATAACGAGGATTTCGCTAGTGGCTTCGAGAGCGGGGGAGATGAGGACGAATTCCCCAAGGAGGAGATTCCCGAAGATACGGCTCCCGAGGATGTGGCTTCCAGAGATGTAGTTCCCGGGGATGTGGCCCCGAAGTAGATTAGGttcctttgttttgtttttgtgtatGGCCCTTTGCGGGCGTTGTAAATACTCTATGTGAATATAAGGAATTCCCTTTCTTCTTGCTTTATCTCCGATTTGTATAAAATTCTTCTTTGTCTTCATTTTGTTACAAATTTTGATAACTTCAATGATCAAGTGAATATCAGCTCAGATTCTGAATATAACAACCCTTAGTTTTTTTGTAATCAATGGGCGATCTTCGAACTATTAGTATAATACCTCTTAAGGCTTTTGTTAACCCTCTAGCTATGTTTAAGTTGATTTAATGTGAGCTCGGGATGACGAGGCTCTTGAGTCCGAATTGAGTGAGAGTAAAGTCTCGAACTCCGCATGCTTCGGCCCTTAGACTCTTTTATattagcccttaggctcttttaggtcgGCTCTTAGGCTCTTTGAGTTGGGCCAATTCGGCCTCTAAGAcggctataatttttccctctattcggttaaaagacttagtgaaaatttctttatggcttagcatgtgttttttgtacccgttgggtttttcgaAGGTTCGATCGATCGGAACCTCATTTACAATCAGCTCGTGTTACGATAATTGAATACCTCTTGAGGCTTTTTTCGAAAGCTGATATTATCGTAGTCTTTAAATTATTCGAGCCCTTTTTGCTTTTGCCGAAGGTAGCCTAGTTTAGCCGGTTTCTCAAAGTATTTGTAGGCCTTTAACTTATAGcggaagtcggacgtctccgagccgcattatttcGGTCGTAGCCTTTAATATGGCTGTAGCctttaatatggtcgtagccttcgggtatgtctCTTGGGCTTGTTTCCCGATAACCCTTCGAACTTGTTTAaaaggttagtccccgagtatgatggccttggcctttatgtcgaggggatgcctctttgaggtcttatgaattcgagtttagatGACTCGAATGCAttgactgtcgatgacagtccccgagtattcgaggtGTATTCGCGTTTTGGCCCTTGAGCTATTTCTTGCAAAATCGCAAGTATGATGTTCGTATAGTCACaaatttctttgagacacaaagagttttttttttggtaattaaagtTTTCATTAATAACCAAAAGTATTTACAAATCGATCAAACTTTATACTCAGTCTGATTTTTCTCTAAGCATTTATCTCTCTGTATATCCTCCTACTTACACATCTTACTATTAGTTCTAACTACCTAGGAAATTTACAGTGTTGCAACATCCTCTTAGTAGTACTACTAGCTCGAACATGACAAATATATGCAATCTCTCTAGCCACTGTGTCCTCTATAGTCTCCTTTTGCTCAAAAATCCTTTTGTTCCTTTCCATCCAGATTGCATACACATATTCTGTGTATATCATCTTTACTATTCTTGATTTGGCAGACTTCCCTTTGGTGTTCTGTTCTATCCAGTGTTGCATTTGGTTCCATGTATTCAAATTTCTCCAGGTGATCTGTATCCATTGCATAATCTTCTGCCATATATATCTTCTTATTGGGCATTTAACAAATAAATGATCTCTTGTTTCTGCTACTGTTTTGCACATGACACATCGACTATCCACTTGAATTCCCCATTTTTCTAATCTTGTAGCTGTTAGTAATCTGTTTTGCTGCTGCAACCAAGTGATAAACCTTGCCTTTGGTCTTGCTTCATTGTTACACATGATATTTTTCCATGTTACTTTAGGCAGCTCCCCAACCATTTTCAGATAGATATTCCTGATCATACTTTTATTCTTCATATCTTCTGGTTGTACATATCCTAGATTCTCTCTTGCCTTGAGTATCTTCTTGACCATCCAACTAGCTTGTAGAGGGATAGTCATACTCTCCAGTGTTTGAGATTTTATGTAGTATTCATGGATCCATTTAATCCATAGAATTTCTTTTTTGTTCTTCAAATCCCAGCAAGTTCTAATTATGGCAACTTTGTTCCACAATCTGAGGTTAGTGAGATTCAGACCTCCTGCTGTTTTAGGCAAACATATCTTGCTCCAAGCTACCAATGATTTCTTGGTGATTTCATTGGTTCCTGACCAGATGTAACTTCTACAATATCCTTCAATTGCTTTCATCACCTTAGCTGGAATAATGAATAATTGTGCGCAATATGATTGGATGCCAAACAATACTGATTTCACCAACTGTACTCTCCCTGCGTATGATAATTTCTTTGCAGTCCATGATGATATTCTTGTTGTGATCTTGTTGATTAGAGGTTGTCATTCCACCAGTTTTAGTTTTCTAGTGGCTAATGGAATCCCTAAATACTTGAATGGTAGTTCTCCTTCCTTGTAACCTAGGACATGTTGAATTTCCTACTTGTGTACCTCTGCAACTCCTCTATAATATATTGCACTCTTGGATTGATTTGCTATTAGCCCTGAAGCTTTTCTGAATATCTTGAATTTTTCCTGTAGCAGCTGCATTGAAATTATTTCCCCCTTAGCAAACATTAAGAGGTCATCTGCAAAGCACAGATGAGTGATGCTAAGTTTGGAACAATTTGGATGGAATTTGAAGTACTTCTCCTCTTTCAGTGCATTAAGGTTCCTGCTTAGATACTCATATAGATGCACTCATCAAGACTTCCATTTAGAAAAGTGGTCTTGACATCCATTTTCCAGATCTCATAATTGTAATGAGCAACAATGGATAAGAGAATCCTAATGGATTTAAGCATGGCTACCGGCGAAAAAGTTTCCTCATAATCGATCCCTTCTTTTTGAGTAAACCCTTTTGCAACAAGCCTAGCTTTAAAAGTTTGCACTTTTCCATCCACTTCTCTCTTATTCTTATAGATCCATCTACAACCTATGGGTTTGAGACCAGTAGATGGTTCTACAAGATCCCAGACTTGATTGGAGTACATGGACTCCATTTCACATTTCATAGCATTAACCCATTTATCAGCATCTATATCATGTAGTGATTCATCGTAATTAATAGGTTCTGTATTAGGCTCTTCAGGGATTCTATCATAATATTCTCCCAAGAGCACAAACCGGAGAGGTTTTCTAATAATTCTCCCACTACGACTAGTCACTACAGGTGGAGGCTAATTTTGTTGTTGAATCACAACATCATTTTCTGGAACTGAAGCCTCAATGTTATCCTCCACACCTTGCAGTGCTGGGATATCATTAACTTCTTCCTGGAGTGCAGGTTGCATAACAATTTTAGGTTGTTTAACAATCTGAGGTTGCTCAACATTACTCCCACTACTTTGGGGTAGTGAAATGTCAGGCAATTGCTCTTGTGCAATCTGCTGCCTATTGACATTTCTCCCACTACGATAATGTAGTGGTATGTCAATAATGGCTTCCGGGATACGTTCTAGAGATGAGTCTTTAGTTACTCCATTGTTTAATTCCGGTAAAactagtttacttctaggaataTGGTTCGTTAGATAGTCCTCTTCTAAAAATCTGGCATTTGTCGTAATAATTACCTTCTTTTCTTTGGGACAATAAAACAAACCGCCTTTTGTTCCTTTTGGATATCCAATAAAAATGCATACTTCTGTCCTTGATTCCAATTTATCCGTTTTCCCTTTCAGCACATGTGCTGGATAACCCAAACCTGAATATGCCGTAAATTTGGCTTGCACCCAGTCCACAATTCTACTGGAGTTGAAGGTACTGACTTTGAAGGAACCAAATTTAGATGTAGTTTGCTGTTTCTAAAGCATATCCCCAAAAGGAAGAAGGCAAATCAGAATAATTTAACATTGATCTAACCATTTCCATAAGGGTCCTATTTCTTCTTTCTgccacaccattttgttgtgtaGATAATTGAGATGTAATTCCATTATCTGATAAGTATTTTATGAATTCCGCAGAAAGGTATTCACCACCACGATCAGATCGCAATGTTTTGATATATTTATCATGTCGTTTCTCCGTTTGCGTCTTAAATTCTTTGAATTTCTCAAAGCATTTAGACTTACGTCGCAACAGATaaatatatccatattttgagtaatcatctgtgaaagtcacaaaatactcaaaaccacTTCTTTCTTGTATATTCAtaggaccacacaaatcagagtgAATTAATTCTAGCTTATCACTGGCTTTATTTCCTTTTGAGGGGAAATGTCTCTTGGTCATTTTGCCTTCTAAACAGGATTCACATGTTGGTAGTGACTCCACTTTCAATGAACTCAAAGGTCCATCAGAGACCAATCTCGAAATCCTATTTAGATTTATATGGCCTAGACGTAAGTGCCACAAATAAGTTTGACTCAATTCAGAAATACGTTTTCTTTTATGTGGTAGATTAATGTTATTTAGTTCTTTGGTTGTTGTAGCACATGAGGAGATATATCAAGAATAAAAAGGTCATGTACTCTAGCAGCAGTGTAGATAAAACATTTATTAAACTTAATAATAGCAGAGTTATTACCAAAATAAGCATTATAACCAGCATCCATTATTTTCGAAACCAAAATCAAATTCCTTCTAATAGAAGGTACATAGAGAACATCTTTTAAAACTAAAACTCTATCATTACTAAACGAAACTCTAATATCTCCTAAAGCTAAAGCTGGTGCTGGCTCGCCATTGGCTTGAAAAACGCAAACTTCATCCTCACTTAGCCGCCGCGTTTCCTGAAACCCTTGCAAAATAGTGTAGATGTGATTAGTGGCTCCCAAATCTACACACCAAAACATGGTAGAAACAGTCGCTAAACAAGTTTCAACGACATTTAAATTTGAATTACCTTGCTTATTCAACATTGCCAGATAGGCAGGGAGTTGCTTCTTGTGATGCCCAGGTTGCTTGCAATGATAGCACTTGCCTTTGGGCTTTTTCACACCAGCCGCACCACCAGGTGCCAGAACCTTTTGagccttcttccttttcttattgtCTTTCGACTTAGAAACCGAAGCTTTCTCAACATTGAGTGCCATAACTGGAGCTTATTGTTTGATATAGATTTTGCCGCTTGCAGCTCATTCAACAATTTCACTAGTGACAAATCCATTTTGTTCATATTATAGTTCAAGTGAAACTGTTGAAAACTGTCAGGCAGAGTCTGCGGGACCATCTCAACTTGAGACTCCTTATCAAT comes from the Nicotiana sylvestris chromosome 4, ASM39365v2, whole genome shotgun sequence genome and includes:
- the LOC104226117 gene encoding uncharacterized protein, coding for MESMYSNQVWDLVEPSTGLKPIGCRWIYKNKREVDGKVQTFKARLVAKGFTQKEGIDYEETFSPVAMLKSIRILLSIVAHYNYEIWKMDVKTTFLNGSLDECIYMNDLLMFAKGEIISMQLLQEKFKIFRKASGLIANQSKSAIYYRGVAEITTRISSWTAKKLSYAGRVQLVKSVLFGIQSYCAQLFIIPAKVMKAIEGYCRSYIWSGTNEITKKSLVAWSKICLPKTAGGLNLTNLRLWNKVAIIRTCWDLKNKKEILWIKWIHEYYIKSQTLESMTIPLQASWMVKKILKARENLGYVQPEDMKNKSMIRNIYLKMVGELPKVTWKNIMCNNEARPKARFITWLQQQNRLLTATRLEKWGIQVDSRCVMCKTVAETRDHLFVKCPIRRYIWQKIMQWIQITWRNLNTWNQMQHWIEQNTKGKSAKSRIVKMIYTEYVYAIWMERNKRIFEQKETIEDTVAREIAYICHVRASSTTKRMLQHCKFPR